One segment of Leptodactylus fuscus isolate aLepFus1 chromosome 7, aLepFus1.hap2, whole genome shotgun sequence DNA contains the following:
- the CCDC34 gene encoding coiled-coil domain-containing protein 34, producing the protein MSSSTSDLRSAEGRRSHSTPQKPSTSESVTRRSKSCDVGSAGDSTYSLLSPIYHDFESFESDIEDRSFHAEILGKERETKKPCHQTQEGTGTIEQSLADMKLSPWETWLLSKERQGRIELQNKLYEEIKQEEERRRQELKKEQKKRLAEEQHKEWVRKKQEQERKEKEQKLLKEKQEKELEERQRHFIEEKSKERYEEWLRKKREEEQERKRRLKEEEEKRAAEQREKKEKAERNFQEWLEQAKNRPRPALNSYGYANGKLTGYYDGSSYPAPGFYNPIPWKPIPVPPLTKENGKNPSGKKKKRLVSQQFYRPGTALARKPKDNLQVGGGMLRR; encoded by the exons ATGTCTTCTTCCACCAGTGACTTACGTTCTGCCGAGGGGAGACGTTCTCATTCCACCCCTCAAAAACCGAGCACAAGTGAATCCGTAACAAGAAGGTCGAAGAGTTGCGATGTCGGCAGCGCCGGAGACTCCACCTATTCTTTGTTGTCGCCGATCTATCACGACTTTGAGAGCTTTGAAAGTGACATTGAGGATCGCTCATTCCACGCTGAGATTTTGGGCAAGGAAAGGGAAACCAAGAAACCTTG TCATCAGACCCAAGAAGGGACTGGCACAATCGAGCAATCCCTAGCGGACATGAAGCTCTCTCCCTGGGAAACATGGCTGCTCAGCAAGGAAAGACAGGGCCGAATTGAACTGCAAAACAAGTTATATGAG GAAATAAAACAAGAAGAAGAGCGAAGGCGACAGGAGCTGAAGAAGGAGCAGAAGAAACGTTTGGCTGAGGAACAACACAAGGAATGGGTGCGAAAGAAACAAGAGCAG GAAAGAAAAGAGAAGGAACAGAAACTTCTCAAGGAGAAGCAGGAAAAAGAGCTGGAAGAACGTCAGAGACATTTCATAGAGGAGAAGAGTAAGGAGCGGTATGAGGAATGGCTgaggaagaagagagaagaggagcaggagaggaagaggaggctgaAG gaggaagaagagaagcgaGCGGCGGAGCAgagggagaagaaggagaaggccGAGCGCAACTTTCAGGAGTGGTTGGAACAGGCCAAAAACAGGCCACGGCCTGCCCTGAACAGCTACGGCTACGCCAATGGGAAGTTAACAG GCTACTATGATGGAAGTTCCTATCCCGCTCCAGGGTTTTACAACCCCATTCCATGGAAACCCATCCCTGTGCCGCCACTAACAAAGGAGAACGGCAAAAACCCATCCGGAAAGAAGAAAAAGCGACTCGTGTCTCAGCAATTCTACAGACCCGGCACGGCCCTCGCCCGCAAACCCAAGGACAATCTGCAAGTCGGTGGCGGGATGTTAAGAAGATAA